In Carassius gibelio isolate Cgi1373 ecotype wild population from Czech Republic chromosome B4, carGib1.2-hapl.c, whole genome shotgun sequence, one DNA window encodes the following:
- the spic gene encoding transcription factor Spi-C, which yields MGSLDNDINQDFQDAIDVIQRHSQIRHCDNENKYYENLGSQQSSVRHAISYYQFTPHFEPPGPVFDWNESSSWSHIGPDVSLGPLCSADSSAFYSSLPQRHGKGRKKLRLYEYLHEALHDDNMGDSIQWTDRGSGIFHFISKNKEKLAECWGQRKGNRKTMTYQKMARALRNYSRTGEIVKVRRKLTYQFNPAILQRLSSLSGYSSGPSSRDMALHQQGSAEHVYYSSPLQDCHYWYGQCSYQAEYDLATVLTMHEEPKIGVSAQ from the exons GGATCTCTTGACAATGACATTAATCAAGATTTTCAGGATGCCATTGATGTAATTCAGCGTCACTCTCAGATCCGACACTGTGACAACG aaaataaatactaTGAGAATTTGGGAAGTCAACAGTCCTCTGTGAGACATGCCATCTCATACTATCAGTTCACACCTCATTTCGAGCCTCCAGGACCGGTGTTTGACTGGAATGAATCCTCG TCATGGTCTCACATTGGGCCAGATGTGTCTCTGGGGCCACTGTGTTCCGCTGACTCTTCAGCGTTTTACTCGAGTTTACCACAGCGCCACGGAAAAG gcCGTAAGAAGTTACGCTTATATGAATATTTGCACGAGGCTCTTCACGATGACAACATGGGCGACTCCATCCAATGGACGGACCGAGGAAGCGGGATCTTCCACTTCATctccaaaaataaagaaaaactggcCGAATGCTGGGGTCAGCGCAAGGGCAACCGCAAGACCATGACCTACCAGAAAATGGCACGCGCTCTCCGCAACTACAGCCGCACGGGTGAGATTGTCAAAGTGCGTCGCAAGCTCACCTATCAGTTTAACCCAGCTATACTGCAGCGATTGAGTTCACTGTCAGGCTACAGCTCAGGCCCTTCGTCCAGAGACATGGCCCTTCATCAGCAAGGCTCTGCTGAGCACGTCTACTACAGCTCTCCTCTACAGGACTGTCATTACTGGTACGGCCAATGCTCTTACCAGGCCGAGTACGATCTTGCTACTGTGCTGACAATGCACGAGGAGCCCAAAATTGGCGTTTCAGCTCAGTGA
- the spi2 gene encoding ETS-related transcription factor Elf-3 produces MNRQQEYQTDLEVILEFLEEHYRQESRRKALWNTSDLSVMSTSEDVDISREKLPAGEHSNIVLEKEKSQLQPPAPAAQQVMGSLAKANGSDSYKDSGMNCNSNALDQSAVLHNAPDGQVLNALNGPERPLTLNTTPEKCAESLPSITPAEKGKKLRLFHFMFEMLEDPGMAHCVSWVPASAGVFRFSARHKERVAELWGQRKGNRMPMTYQKMSRALRNYARSGEIIKVKKKLTYQFSLATLSTLQSQHGVKKAVCGSK; encoded by the exons ATG AACCGTCAGCAGGAATATCAGACTGATTTGGAGGTGATTCTGGAATTTCTTGAGGAGCATTACAGACAGGAATCTCGAAGAAAAGCCCTATGGAACA CAAGTGATCTTTCTGTCATGTCAACCAGTGAAGATGTGGACATATCTAGAGAGAAGTTACCTGCTGGAGAGCATTCTAACATTGTGCTAGAAAAAGAAAAGTCCCAGCTGCAGCCTCCTGCACCTGCAGCTCAGCAG GTCATGGGATCTCTGGCCAAAGCAAACGGATCAGACTCATATAAAGACAGTGGAATGAATTGCAACAGCAACGCTTTAGATCAGTCAGCAGTCCTTCACAATGCACCTGACGGGCAAGTGTTAAACGCACTAAACGGACCAGAGAGACCTTTAACGCTGAATACAACACCTGAAAAGTGTGCCGAATCATTGCCCAGCATTACACCAGCAGAGAAAG GAAAAAAACTACGTCTTTTCCACTTCATGTTCGAGATGCTGGAGGACCCAGGCATGGCCCACTGTGTGTCCTGGGTGCCTGCTTCGGCAGGCGTCTTCCGCTTTTCTGCCAGACACAAGGAGCGCGTGGCTGAGCTATGGGGCCAGAGGAAGGGCAACCGGATGCCCATGACCTACCAGAAAATGTCCCGTGCCCTGCGAAATTACGCCCGCTCGGGGGAGATCATTAAAGTGAAAAAGAAACTGACTTATCAGTTTAGTTTAGCAACCCTCTCTACTTTACAGAGCCAACATGGTGTAAAGAAAGCAGTGTGCGGATCAAAATGA